From the Nitrospirota bacterium genome, the window ATCCCTGTCTCTGACCATCCACCTTAAAAACAGATTTGCCCTTTTAAAAGCACTTCCTCCTGAAGGAGATGGAAAAAGCTGAAGAAAACCTCTGGATAAGACATTTCCTCCATTGACACTGCTACGAATATCAGCCATCATCCCTAAAAGTGCACTTCCAATATCAGGGTCTTCATCCCTGTAGAATCTCTTAAAAAGCTTATATATGCTTCCGTATCTTTTTAGCATAACCGATATAACATAAAGGAATGCGATTATGTCTTCTGTCTTCTGAAATCTATATCTTATACCCTGAAAAAGGCAGGCATGTTTTTGTATGCTAAAATTTACCAAGAACTCATAAGGGTGTTTGCCCATAACATTTAGTATCTTTTCAATGACAGGCATGAAGAGCCTGATATTGCCGTATGCAAAGGATGAGG encodes:
- a CDS encoding TIGR02757 family protein; translation: MKDLKARLDSLYKSFDFAHAIKEDPVHFPHRYRQDKDIEVSGFIASSFAYGNIRLFMPVIEKILNVMGKHPYEFLVNFSIQKHACLFQGIRYRFQKTEDIIAFLYVISVMLKRYGSIYKLFKRFYRDEDPDIGSALLGMMADIRSSVNGGNVLSRGFLQLFPSPSGGSAFKRANLFLRWMVRDRDIDFGIWKGIPKNKLIIPLDTHIARLGSHIGLTTRTTNDWKMAVEISSALKKIDPEDPLKYDFVLCHTERGTIS